In the Populus trichocarpa isolate Nisqually-1 chromosome 1, P.trichocarpa_v4.1, whole genome shotgun sequence genome, one interval contains:
- the LOC7460546 gene encoding probable methyltransferase At1g27930, whose product MKRPQFTPERSCLFVVALSGLIIGALLFSNLIRSVGNISSFGLCSFASAKARAAAEYAATPTQLQSILHYATSKIVPQQSLAEISVTFDVLKTRSPCNFLVFGLGFDSLMWTSLNPHGTTLFLEEDPKWVQTIVKNTPTLNAHTVQYLTQLKEADSLLKTYRSEPLCSPSKAYLRGNYKCRLALTGLPDEVYDKEWDLIMIDAPRGYFPEAPGRMAAIFSAAVMARERKGSGVTHVFLHDVNRRVEKMFAEEFLCRKYLVKAVGRLWHFEIPPAANVSQSDGWFC is encoded by the coding sequence atgaaGAGACCCCAATTCACTCCGGAAAGGTCCTGTCTCTTCGTAGTGGCTTTATCCGGTCTAATAATCGGTGCACTTCTTTTTTCAAACTTAATCCGGTCCGTTGGTAACATCTCTTCCTTCGGCCTCTGCTCATTTGCCTCGGCCAAAGCCCGCGCCGCCGCGGAGTACGCCGCTACACCAACTCAACTCCAATCCATCCTCCACTATGCAACTTCAAAGATCGTCCCACAACAATCTTTAGCCGAAATATCAGTCACTTTCGATGTCCTCAAAACACGTTCACCCTGTAACTTCCTTGTATTTGGTCTCGGTTTTGATTCTCTCATGTGGACATCATTAAATCCACATGGCACCACTTTGTTTCTCGAAGAAGATCCTAAGTGGGTTCAGACAATCGTCAAAAACACTCCAACGCTAAATGCGCATACGGTTCAGTACTTGACGCAACTAAAGGAAGCCGACAGCCTCCTGAAAACGTACCGGTCTGAACCGTTGTGTTCGCCAAGTAAAGCGTACTTACGCGGCAATTATAAGTGTAGGTTAGCACTGACTGGATTGCCTGACGAAGTTTATGACAAGGAATGGGATTTGATAATGATTGATGCGCCAAGAGGGTACTTCCCGGAGGCACCAGGGAGGATGGCGGCGATATTTTCAGCGGCGGTGATGGCTAGGGAGAGGAAAGGATCAGGAGTGACGCATGTGTTTCTACATGATGTGAATCGGAGAGTGGAGAAAATGTTTGCGGAGGAGTTTTTGTGCAGGAAGTATTTGGTTAAGGCTGTAGGGCGGCTATGGCATTTTGAGATCCCTCCAGCTGCTAATGTGAGCCAGAGTGATGGTTGGTTTTGCTAA
- the LOC112326035 gene encoding uncharacterized protein LOC112326035 isoform X2, translated as MACTSVLRSVLTTDPWMIPLHQNRAIIYYSLSSRKTVGVSTSKTPSIRAPEFHHFGRPRPTHVNCFSSYNNNNNNEDDQDQDPPQEAVLKAISEVSRTEGRVGQTTNVVIGGTVADDSTNEWLALDKKVNSYPTVRGFTAIGTGGDDFVQAMVIAVESVIQQPIPEGRVRQKVSSRGKYVSVNIGPVQVVSSEQVQAVYNAMRRDDRMKYFL; from the exons atggcgTGCACGAGTGTGCTGCGTTCTGTTTTGACAACAGATCCATGGATGATTCCTCTCCATCAAAACCGAGCCATCATCTATTATTCTCTCTCATCGAGAAAAACCGTTGGAGTTTCAACCAGTAAGACACCAAGCATTAGGGCTCCTGAATTTCATCACTTTGGAAGACCAAGACCCACTCATGTTAATTGTTTCAGctcttataataataacaacaacaatgaagATGACCAGGATCAAGACCCCCCTCAAGAAGCTGTTCTCAAAGCTATTTCTG AGGTATCAAGGACAGAAGGGAGGGTTGGACAAACCACAAATGTGGTTATTGGTGGTACGGTAGCAGATGATTCTACTAATGAATGGCTTGCTTTGGATAAGAAG GTAAACTCATATCCAACAGTTAGAGGATTTACTGCAATAGGTACAGGAGGTGATGATTTTGTGCAAGCTATGGTTATTGCTGTTGAATCTGTAATTCAACAACCAATCCCTGAG gGTCGAGTGAGGCAGAAAGTATCTTCAAGGGGCAAATATGTGTCGGTCAACATTGGTCCTGTTCAAGTTGTTTCTAGTGAGCag GTTCAAGCTGTATACAATGCCATGAGGAGAGATGATCGGATGAAGTACTTTTTGTAG
- the LOC112326035 gene encoding uncharacterized protein LOC112326035 isoform X1 yields the protein MACTSVLRSVLTTDPWMIPLHQNRAIIYYSLSSRKTVGVSTSKTPSIRAPEFHHFGRPRPTHVNCFSSYNNNNNNEDDQDQDPPQEAVLKAISAYGHVLIETSVDDPEVSRTEGRVGQTTNVVIGGTVADDSTNEWLALDKKVNSYPTVRGFTAIGTGGDDFVQAMVIAVESVIQQPIPEGRVRQKVSSRGKYVSVNIGPVQVVSSEQVQAVYNAMRRDDRMKYFL from the exons atggcgTGCACGAGTGTGCTGCGTTCTGTTTTGACAACAGATCCATGGATGATTCCTCTCCATCAAAACCGAGCCATCATCTATTATTCTCTCTCATCGAGAAAAACCGTTGGAGTTTCAACCAGTAAGACACCAAGCATTAGGGCTCCTGAATTTCATCACTTTGGAAGACCAAGACCCACTCATGTTAATTGTTTCAGctcttataataataacaacaacaatgaagATGACCAGGATCAAGACCCCCCTCAAGAAGCTGTTCTCAAAGCTATTTCTG CATACGGTCACGTATTGATAGAAACTTCTGTTGATGATCCAGAGGTATCAAGGACAGAAGGGAGGGTTGGACAAACCACAAATGTGGTTATTGGTGGTACGGTAGCAGATGATTCTACTAATGAATGGCTTGCTTTGGATAAGAAG GTAAACTCATATCCAACAGTTAGAGGATTTACTGCAATAGGTACAGGAGGTGATGATTTTGTGCAAGCTATGGTTATTGCTGTTGAATCTGTAATTCAACAACCAATCCCTGAG gGTCGAGTGAGGCAGAAAGTATCTTCAAGGGGCAAATATGTGTCGGTCAACATTGGTCCTGTTCAAGTTGTTTCTAGTGAGCag GTTCAAGCTGTATACAATGCCATGAGGAGAGATGATCGGATGAAGTACTTTTTGTAG
- the LOC7482787 gene encoding uncharacterized protein LOC7482787 yields the protein MEPIVLTQLATGLSVLAGAVLVKSVMGQKPMAGPTCPSCNGTRRVACLCSRWSDRDVGCRTCSGSGRMACSSCGGTGTGRPIPVQISMRSPNRPS from the coding sequence ATGGAACCGATCGTTTTGACCCAGTTGGCAACGGGTCTTAGTGTGCTAGCCGGGGCGGTTCTGGTCAAGTCGGTTATGGGCCAGAAGCCCATGGCTGGTCCGACGTGCCCATCTTGCAACGGCACGCGTCGAGTCGCTTGTCTTTGTTCCCGTTGGTCAGACCGAGATGTGGGTTGCCGGACTTGTTCTGGTTCCGGTCGCATGGCGTGTAGTAGCTGCGGCGGGACAGGTACTGGTCGGCCTATTCCGGTTCAAATCTCTATGAGGTCACCAAACCGCCCATCTTGA
- the LOC7482788 gene encoding chlorophyll a-b binding protein 7, chloroplastic, whose product MASVCASSAIAAVSISSSSSQKTGFLVGSTKASFLSGKKLRLKKYTAPTAARSVTVCVAADPDRPLWFPGSTPPPWLDGSLPGDFGFDPLGLGSDPETLRWNVQAELVHCRWAMLGAAGIFIPEFLTKIGILNTPSWYTAGELEYFTDTTTLFIVELFFIGWAEGRRWADILKPGCVNTDPIFPNNKLTGTDVGYPGGLWFDPLGWGSGSPEKIKELRTKEIKNGRLAMLAVMGAWFQHIYTGTGPIDNLFAHLADPGHATVFSAFTPK is encoded by the exons ATGGCTTCTGTTTGTGCTTCTTCTGCCATTGCAGCTGTTTCCATCTCTTCTTCCAG TTCCCAGAAGACTGGGTTCCTCGTTGGGTCAACAAAGGCTTCTTTTCTTAGTGGGAAGAAATTGAGACTGAAAAAGTACACAGCACCAACTGCAGCTCGATCAGTTACGGTTTGTGTTGCAGCTGACCCTGATAGACCCCTCTGGTTCCCAGGTAGCACCCCTCCTCCATGGCTTGATGGAAG CCTCCCTGGAGACTTTGGTTTCGATCCTCTAGGTCTTG GATCTGATCCTGAAACTCTGAGATGGAATGTGCAAGCAGAACTTGTTCACTGCAGATGGGCAATGCTAGGTGCTGCTGGTATTTTCATCCCAGAATTCCTAACAAAGATTGGCATCCTAAACACCCCCTCATGGTACACTGCTGGAGAACTTGAATACTTCACTGACACCACCACACTCTTCATTGTTGAGTTGTTCTTTATTGGCTGGGCTGAAGGGAGGAGATGGGCAGATATTCTCAAGCCAGGGTGTGTTAACACTGATCCTATCTTCCCAAACAACAAGCTCACTGGTACTGATGTTGGTTACCCAGGTGGGCTATGGTTTGACCCACTTGGATGGGGAAGTGGTTCTCCTGAGAAGATCAAGGAATTGAGGACAAAGGAGATCAAGAATGGAAGATTGGCTATGTTGGCTGTCATGGGTGCTTGGTTCCAACACATTTACACTGGCACTGGTCCTATCGACAACCTCTTTGCTCACCTTGCAGATCCTGGTCATGCCACCGTTTTTTCT GCTTTCACCCCCAAGTGA